A DNA window from Taeniopygia guttata chromosome 8, bTaeGut7.mat, whole genome shotgun sequence contains the following coding sequences:
- the UROD gene encoding LOW QUALITY PROTEIN: uroporphyrinogen decarboxylase (The sequence of the model RefSeq protein was modified relative to this genomic sequence to represent the inferred CDS: inserted 2 bases in 1 codon), which translates to MAAPVPRTAEQGAGQDGSVRRDGKTGGGRGKMAAGXRGGTTSGWGRDGANRAASGGNGEVGEQLRSMEGGERLLPKGFPRLKNDTFLRAARGEETEHTPVWCMRQAGRYLPEFRETRASQDFFATCRSPKLCCELTLQPLRRFPLDAAIIFSDILVVPQALGMEVVMVPGKGPTFTEPLKEVEDLLKLRQKVDVTSELGYVFQAITLTRHSLEGKVPLIGFSGAPWTLMSYMIEGGGSTTMAKAKSWLYRHPEASHRLLRLLADVIIDYLVGQVAAGAQALQLFESHAGHLGPELFQDFALPYIQDIAQAVKSKLKEEALPLVPMIIFAKDAHYALRDLAHAGYEVVGLDWTIRPQEARAQIGKDVTLQGNLDPCALYAPKEKIGELVKKMLESFGTQRYIANLGHGLYPDMNPEHVGAFVEAVHAHSRHINKHS; encoded by the exons ATGGCGGCGCCCGTGCCACGTACAGCGGAGCAAGGAGCAGGGCAAGATGGCAGCGTACGGAGGGACGGGAAGACGGGCGGTGGGCGGGGAAAGATGGCGGCGGG GAGAGGCGGGACTACGTCGGGATGGGGGCGGGACGGGGCGAACCGCGCCGCGTCGGGAGGCAACGGAGAGGTCggggagcagctcaggagcaTGGAGGGTGGCGAACGGCTCCT CCCCAAAGGCTTCCCCAGGCTGAAGAACGACACGTTCCTGCGAGCGGCGCGCGGGGAGGAGACGGAGCACACCCCGGTGTGGTGCATGCGGCAGGCCGGCCGCTACCTGCCAG AGTTTCGGGAGACACGGGCATCACAGGATTTCTTTGCTACTTGCCGGAGCCCCAAATTGTGCTGTGAGCTGACTCTGCAG CCACTGAGACGATTCCCCCTGGATGCTGCCATCATCTTCTCCGACATCTTGGTGGTGCCCCAG gcgCTGGGCATGGAGGTTGTCATGGTCCCTGGCAAAGGACCGACGTTCACAGAGCCCCTGAAGGAGGTGGAGGATCTGCTGAAACTGCGACAGAAGGTGGATGTCACCTCAGAGTTAGGTTATGTCTTCCAGGCCATCACACTGACACGACACAGCCTGGAGGGCAAGGTGCCCCTCATCGGCTTCTCGGGGGCACCG TGGACGCTCATGTCCTACATGATTGAAGGTGGTGGCTCCACTACAATGGCCAAGGCCAAGAGCTGGCTCTACCGTCACCCCGAGGCAAGCCACCGTCTGCTACGCCTGCTGGCTGACGTTATCATTGACTACCTGGTGGGGCAGGTGGCTGCTGGAGCGCAG GCGCTCCAGCTGTTTGAGTCCCATGCAGGGCATCTGGGCCCAGAGCTGTTTCAGGACTTTGCCCTGCCTTACATCCAGGACATTGCCCAGGCTGTCAAGAGCAAGCTGAAGGAGGAGGCACTGCCCCTGGTGCCCATG aTCATCTTTGCCAAGGATGCACACTACGCCCTACGCGACCTGGCCCACGCTGGTTACGAGGTCGTTGGTCTCGACTGGACCATCCGGCCCCAAGAAGCTCG tgcACAGATAGGAAAAGATGTCACCCTGCAAGGGAACCTGGATCCGTGTGCTCTCTATGCACCCAAG GAGAAGATTGGCGAGCTGGTGAAGAAGATGCTGGAGAGTTTTGGGACCCAACGCTATATTGCCAACCTGGGCCACGGCCTCTACCCTGACATGAACCCTGAACATGTGGGTGCTTTTGTGGAAGCTGTGCATGCTCATTCCCGTCATATCAACAAGCACAGCTGA